A genome region from Pongo pygmaeus isolate AG05252 chromosome 17, NHGRI_mPonPyg2-v2.0_pri, whole genome shotgun sequence includes the following:
- the HRH4 gene encoding histamine H4 receptor isoform X4 gives MPDTNSTINLSLSTRITLAFFMSLVAFAIMLGNALVILAFVVDKNLRHRSSYFFLNLAISDFFVGVL, from the coding sequence ATGCCAGATACGAATAGCACAATTAACTTATCACTAAGCACTCGTATTACTTTAGCATTTTTTATGTCCTTAGTAGCTTTTGCTATAATGCTAGGAAATGCTTTGGTCATTTTAGCTTTTGTGGTGGACAAAAACCTTAGACATCGaagtagttatttttttcttaacttggCCATCTCTGACTTCTTTGTGG